A single window of Leptospira wolffii serovar Khorat str. Khorat-H2 DNA harbors:
- a CDS encoding SpoIIE family protein phosphatase, giving the protein MLYFNSWAISSLICCIFTFIIFAFLTSLKKKADYTSAFSYLFLLVFLINFGFFISAIFPYPQAAYHRFLTGPAAAFGTIFLCVFAYLYPRNDHKKEARIVLGALVGISVLTILYSYYQIYTNKPEFHFAGQIYNYQQKVGNLLAVSLLAFVGVMIFIQIRKILKSDKDERKALVQMSIGMDITYLVPVVSNVLFREGVITFNAFQQLYVGFMILGYFSLTILFINNTVDKTSFMTKIVGITVVTCLVFAQAFSTVVNYKNEALFDEISLKEASTFLKTGSSEGSSIAYAVALNDSSGKPRILLKSPGVEPNTSVALKEIVSNRDKGNFRNRTSTINSPKDAGEEYVPPPTDLFFSYYLRDEVEKRTLLVAFPYLTYRNFLDETNRWIVFLTLALVFVILALFPFFFNRSLVRPLNTLIRGVGEVNLGNLTVKIPVLVQDEIGYLTDSFNKMVESILEGRTKLEEYADTLEEKVEARTKEVTEKMEEIQALKVQQDGDYYLTSLLSRPLMTNWNRSEVVSTNFYIEQKKKFTFRNKESEIGGDICISGNLLFGDEKEKWTVFVNGDAMGKSMQGAGGAIVLGTAMNNIMARSASQGKILKVSPEDWIRETYRELDDIFRTFDGVMMASAILGLLNEKTGKLLYFNAEHPWGVLVRDGRASFLERELTLRKLGSPSEMSFRILEFQLFPGDILYVGSDGRDDINLTEDGVTWSMNDDENLFLNTVESSKGDLDNLVDRLHGLGALSDDLSLIRIGFQEKIAPSTNGSKASVPEAAIRKYTEARALLQQQEVGTALLLLEEALEISPSFGAAARLLGQIHYDRKEYQPASKWLENYLKTDSDSPNIWFLLSVCYKHLKDFRKATEAAEKVRVSQPHRLANLVNLTDSYRLLGRFSDARLVLDSARSIDGENPGVLKLEELLKSKGY; this is encoded by the coding sequence ATGCTTTACTTTAACTCATGGGCGATATCTTCGCTTATTTGTTGTATATTCACCTTCATTATTTTCGCGTTCCTAACGAGCCTTAAAAAGAAGGCGGATTATACCTCCGCGTTTTCCTATCTCTTTTTACTCGTCTTCCTCATCAATTTCGGTTTCTTCATATCCGCGATATTCCCGTATCCGCAAGCGGCTTATCATCGCTTCCTGACGGGACCGGCAGCCGCATTCGGTACGATTTTTCTATGCGTATTCGCTTATCTTTATCCAAGAAACGATCACAAGAAGGAAGCACGGATCGTACTTGGCGCTCTTGTGGGGATTTCCGTACTTACGATTCTATATTCCTATTATCAGATATATACGAATAAACCCGAATTCCATTTTGCCGGCCAGATCTATAATTATCAACAGAAAGTCGGTAATCTACTCGCGGTATCCCTTCTTGCGTTTGTAGGAGTGATGATCTTCATTCAGATTCGCAAGATTTTGAAAAGCGATAAGGATGAAAGAAAAGCTCTCGTTCAGATGTCCATAGGAATGGATATAACCTATTTGGTTCCCGTGGTATCCAACGTCTTGTTTCGGGAGGGGGTGATCACATTCAATGCTTTCCAACAATTGTACGTGGGATTCATGATTTTGGGATATTTTTCCCTAACTATATTATTTATAAATAATACCGTAGATAAGACTTCCTTCATGACAAAGATCGTCGGGATCACCGTCGTGACCTGTCTGGTTTTCGCTCAGGCTTTTTCCACAGTCGTCAATTATAAGAACGAGGCGTTATTCGACGAGATCAGCTTAAAGGAAGCGTCCACTTTCTTGAAGACCGGAAGTTCGGAAGGGTCTTCCATCGCATATGCGGTCGCTCTAAATGATTCTTCCGGTAAACCCAGGATTCTACTCAAATCTCCCGGCGTAGAACCCAATACTTCCGTCGCGCTCAAAGAGATCGTATCCAACAGGGATAAGGGAAATTTTAGGAATAGGACATCGACGATTAATTCCCCTAAAGATGCCGGCGAGGAATATGTTCCTCCTCCTACGGATTTATTCTTTTCCTACTATCTTAGGGACGAGGTCGAAAAAAGGACCCTGCTTGTAGCTTTTCCGTATTTGACGTACCGGAATTTTTTGGATGAGACCAATCGCTGGATCGTCTTTCTTACATTGGCGTTGGTTTTCGTGATTCTAGCGTTGTTTCCATTCTTCTTTAATCGGAGTTTGGTTCGTCCTTTGAACACTCTGATCCGAGGGGTGGGAGAAGTGAACTTGGGAAATCTAACCGTAAAAATTCCCGTCCTGGTCCAGGACGAAATCGGTTATCTTACGGACTCCTTCAACAAAATGGTGGAAAGCATTCTAGAAGGAAGGACCAAGTTAGAAGAATACGCCGACACCCTAGAAGAAAAAGTAGAGGCTCGTACGAAAGAAGTCACCGAAAAGATGGAGGAGATCCAAGCCTTGAAGGTGCAACAGGACGGAGATTATTATCTCACTTCCTTATTGAGTCGTCCTCTGATGACGAATTGGAATCGGTCCGAAGTCGTTAGTACCAATTTCTATATAGAGCAAAAGAAGAAGTTCACGTTCAGGAATAAGGAGTCCGAGATCGGGGGAGATATCTGTATCAGCGGGAACCTTCTCTTCGGAGATGAAAAGGAGAAATGGACGGTCTTCGTAAACGGAGACGCGATGGGTAAATCCATGCAGGGTGCAGGTGGTGCCATCGTACTCGGAACCGCTATGAACAATATCATGGCAAGGTCCGCAAGTCAGGGAAAAATATTAAAGGTAAGCCCCGAAGATTGGATCAGAGAAACCTATCGAGAATTGGACGATATTTTCAGAACATTCGACGGAGTCATGATGGCTTCCGCGATCCTGGGACTCTTGAACGAGAAGACGGGTAAACTTCTATATTTCAATGCGGAACATCCTTGGGGCGTGCTGGTTCGAGACGGTAGAGCTTCTTTCTTGGAGAGGGAATTGACTCTAAGAAAACTAGGTTCTCCTTCCGAAATGAGTTTTAGGATTTTGGAATTCCAACTTTTTCCGGGAGATATTCTATACGTGGGTTCCGACGGTAGGGACGATATCAATCTTACCGAAGACGGTGTTACCTGGTCGATGAACGACGACGAGAATCTCTTCTTAAATACTGTGGAGAGTTCCAAGGGAGATCTGGACAATCTCGTGGATAGACTTCACGGACTCGGCGCTCTATCCGACGACCTTTCTTTGATTCGGATAGGATTTCAGGAGAAAATTGCTCCTAGTACGAACGGGTCCAAGGCTTCGGTTCCGGAAGCTGCGATCAGAAAGTACACGGAAGCAAGAGCTTTATTACAACAACAGGAAGTGGGGACCGCGCTCTTACTCTTAGAAGAAGCTTTGGAAATCTCCCCTTCTTTCGGGGCAGCGGCTAGACTTTTAGGTCAGATTCACTACGATCGAAAAGAATACCAACCTGCTTCCAAGTGGTTGGAAAATTATCTTAAAACCGATTCGGATTCTCCGAATATCTGGTTCCTTCTCTCCGTTTGTTATAAACATCTAAAGGATTTCCGAAAAGCCACCGAGGCAGCGGAGAAGGTCCGAGTTTCCCAGCCGCATAGGTTGGCCAATCTAGTGAATCTGACCGACAGCTATCGACTTCTAGGACGCTTTTCGGATGCAAGACTCGTTTTGGATTCGGCTCGCTCGATTGACGGAGAGAATCCGGGAGTTCTGAAATTGGAAGAGCTACTGAAATCCAAAGGGTATTAA
- a CDS encoding methyl-accepting chemotaxis protein — MSNERTAEKIAALGPRTINRIRTGLVFLFLASLAASWEQSSFEQNMAYLGGTIAMAVFSGINLYFSFRYGKIPQKLGMLSVLGDALVLATVMFVASSTEKNMSSGIIRQIVLYVINIIFIVYSGLLLSPRFVVATGLACAFLQGIVVINCYVHGVVFSEEPLEVLSPGFASISEQILKLIFLIVVAFVTRSVINIFGLLREAEEEKLVTIVESGKELQKSKSRMDSAAVSLREKSRSLRTFSDEFFDVINSHAASFDEIGSTLSQFLSQIESATESVKDQFRRIEDLLRESQNLRSLIDKISGYSTELNERIKTVLDASKEVTSFVSDLSRSLDSLGDSFRSVGEVTDIMAEVADRTNLLSLNASIEAARAGVAGRGFAVVATEVSKLAESSGQNAARISKIIGVSNGFVADGRDTASVTTEKVRDQENQFTTFLARFNELNGLLENQVNINDHFLSSLSELRKLSSGIEISSNEQSAGASLIMKAISELQGSMDALLRKSELLSDTIRVLEEEAELLAKEDD, encoded by the coding sequence ATGAGTAACGAAAGAACAGCCGAAAAAATCGCCGCCCTCGGACCTAGAACCATAAATCGCATTAGAACCGGTTTGGTTTTTCTCTTCTTGGCGTCTTTGGCCGCATCCTGGGAACAGAGTTCCTTCGAGCAGAATATGGCCTATTTGGGTGGGACTATCGCCATGGCGGTCTTTTCGGGTATCAATCTCTATTTCTCTTTCCGATACGGAAAAATTCCCCAGAAACTCGGAATGCTTTCCGTTCTAGGAGACGCTCTCGTTCTTGCGACTGTCATGTTCGTAGCCTCGTCTACCGAGAAGAATATGTCTTCGGGAATTATCCGACAAATCGTATTATACGTAATTAATATTATATTTATAGTATATTCCGGCTTGTTGCTTTCTCCGCGCTTCGTTGTCGCAACGGGACTCGCATGCGCCTTCTTGCAAGGTATAGTCGTAATAAACTGTTACGTGCATGGAGTGGTTTTCAGCGAGGAACCTTTGGAGGTTCTTTCTCCCGGTTTTGCTTCGATTTCAGAGCAGATCCTGAAACTGATTTTTCTAATAGTAGTGGCTTTCGTAACGCGAAGTGTGATCAATATTTTCGGATTACTGAGGGAAGCGGAAGAGGAAAAGTTGGTCACCATTGTGGAATCCGGAAAAGAATTGCAGAAGAGCAAGAGTCGAATGGATTCCGCGGCGGTTTCCTTAAGGGAGAAATCCAGATCTTTGCGCACGTTTTCCGATGAATTCTTTGATGTGATCAACAGTCATGCCGCATCTTTCGATGAAATCGGATCCACCCTCAGCCAGTTTCTTTCCCAAATAGAAAGCGCCACCGAGTCCGTTAAGGACCAGTTCAGAAGAATAGAGGATCTACTTCGGGAAAGCCAAAACTTAAGAAGCTTAATCGATAAGATCTCCGGGTATTCCACGGAACTGAACGAGCGAATCAAAACCGTCTTGGATGCAAGCAAGGAAGTTACCTCCTTTGTTTCGGATCTTTCTCGTTCTCTGGATTCCCTGGGCGATTCTTTCCGCTCTGTGGGAGAAGTGACGGATATTATGGCCGAGGTGGCGGATAGAACCAATCTTCTTTCCTTGAACGCCTCGATAGAGGCGGCTCGAGCCGGGGTAGCGGGAAGAGGTTTTGCAGTGGTCGCCACCGAGGTTTCTAAGCTCGCGGAAAGCAGCGGACAGAATGCCGCTAGGATCTCTAAAATTATCGGGGTGTCCAACGGCTTCGTAGCCGACGGAAGGGATACCGCTTCTGTCACTACGGAGAAGGTGCGGGACCAAGAGAATCAATTTACCACATTCTTAGCTAGATTCAACGAACTGAACGGCTTATTGGAGAATCAGGTAAACATAAACGACCACTTTCTCTCCAGCCTCTCGGAACTTAGGAAGCTTTCTTCCGGAATCGAGATCTCCTCCAACGAGCAAAGTGCCGGTGCTTCTTTGATCATGAAGGCTATCAGCGAATTGCAGGGATCTATGGACGCATTACTCAGGAAAAGCGAGCTATTATCGGATACTATTCGCGTACTGGAGGAAGAAGCGGAGCTGCTGGCCAAGGAGGATGATTAG
- the ilvC gene encoding ketol-acid reductoisomerase, whose amino-acid sequence MANLYYDKDTDLSVLKGKTIAVIGYGSQGHAQAQNMKDSGLKVIIGLKEGSKSKKEAEEAGFEVYSVAEAAKKADVIQILAPDEIQADIYKADIEPNLKDGDALVFSHGFNIHFEFIQPPKTVDVYMVAPKGPGHLVRRVYVEGGGVPCLIAVNQDATGTAKQRALAHAAGVGGGRAGILETSFREETETDLFGEQVVLCGGLSNLIMAGFETLTEAGYDPEIAYFECLHEVKLITDLIYEGGLARMRYSISGTAEYGDYVSGPRIIDAGVKARMKDVLSDIQKANGSKFAKAWIAETKAGYPNFNKMREQNAGHPIESVGKKLRSMMKWLGK is encoded by the coding sequence ATGGCCAATTTGTACTACGATAAAGATACGGATCTTTCCGTATTAAAAGGAAAGACCATCGCCGTAATCGGATACGGAAGTCAAGGTCACGCGCAAGCGCAGAATATGAAAGACTCCGGTCTGAAAGTCATTATCGGATTGAAAGAAGGATCCAAATCCAAGAAAGAAGCGGAAGAAGCGGGCTTCGAAGTATATTCAGTCGCCGAGGCTGCAAAGAAAGCGGACGTCATCCAAATTCTCGCTCCGGACGAAATTCAAGCGGATATCTATAAGGCCGATATCGAACCGAATCTGAAGGACGGAGATGCATTAGTTTTTTCTCATGGATTCAATATCCATTTCGAATTCATCCAGCCTCCCAAAACCGTAGACGTATATATGGTCGCTCCTAAGGGACCAGGACATCTGGTTCGTAGAGTTTACGTAGAAGGCGGAGGAGTTCCTTGTCTGATCGCCGTGAACCAAGACGCTACAGGAACCGCTAAGCAAAGGGCCCTTGCTCACGCTGCCGGAGTCGGCGGAGGAAGAGCGGGAATTCTCGAAACTTCCTTTAGGGAAGAAACCGAGACCGACCTTTTCGGAGAACAAGTCGTTCTTTGCGGAGGACTCTCCAATCTGATCATGGCAGGATTCGAAACCTTGACCGAAGCGGGTTACGACCCTGAAATCGCATACTTCGAATGTTTGCACGAAGTAAAACTCATCACCGACTTGATTTACGAAGGCGGCTTGGCTCGTATGCGTTATTCCATTTCCGGAACTGCGGAATACGGAGACTACGTATCCGGACCTAGAATCATCGACGCCGGAGTTAAGGCTCGTATGAAGGACGTTCTGAGCGATATCCAAAAAGCAAACGGATCCAAATTTGCGAAAGCTTGGATTGCGGAAACCAAAGCCGGATATCCTAACTTTAACAAAATGAGAGAGCAAAATGCGGGACATCCTATCGAGTCCGTCGGTAAAAAACTCCGCAGCATGATGAAATGGTTGGGTAAATAA
- a CDS encoding DUF1566 domain-containing protein → MKSKKILIAIFLIVQAFACKQDPKNSLWLLLMMSNATASPSTMTMSFDAGPNLVTKSYPAQIGVGTISTSLPYGLVGRAIPNFFLSEGNWKLSDGTVLQSGLSPIDLTSTTYLVYEAENGVETNYNLSVYQTVPVPDTDVSKCQNDSDYIACGDANFPFQDGDVQNAPNARAYTSIQTLNGYASDPVIVDSLSGVVWKSCLEGLSGTTCGTGSPTTQSWTNAKATCANLNSANSGNGYAGLKTWRLVSRKEMDFSVGWLQTSVTQYNVPDKDKFPGRDSASSYDIWVREEDPSDPTNKAFSYGIGSCCGFPVAKSTSTYRVQCVAAAPIPDPDFVFPEAGVVLDKRTGIQWAKCPIGRSGTNCEVGSNTQNTYGVLLGACNNLNTAGKEWRLPIINELSTLVDYSGGPFISTTAFPSGLGTANTYSWVYSSTPARDSTPVLTNALLPALGGIAYTGKNSPSDRTALCTVR, encoded by the coding sequence ATGAAATCGAAAAAGATACTAATCGCGATTTTTCTGATAGTGCAGGCTTTTGCCTGCAAGCAAGATCCTAAAAATTCCCTCTGGCTGCTGTTGATGATGTCAAACGCTACTGCATCTCCAAGCACCATGACGATGAGCTTTGATGCAGGGCCGAACCTAGTCACAAAATCTTATCCTGCTCAAATCGGCGTCGGTACGATCTCTACTTCTCTTCCTTACGGTCTGGTAGGCAGGGCTATCCCGAATTTCTTCTTGAGTGAAGGAAATTGGAAACTTTCGGACGGTACCGTATTACAATCAGGACTGTCTCCGATCGATCTTACGAGTACTACGTATCTAGTTTACGAGGCAGAAAACGGGGTAGAAACAAACTATAATTTATCAGTCTACCAAACGGTTCCGGTTCCAGATACCGATGTTTCCAAATGCCAGAATGATTCGGATTATATTGCATGCGGAGATGCTAATTTTCCATTCCAAGACGGTGATGTTCAGAATGCTCCTAATGCCCGTGCATATACTTCTATACAGACATTAAACGGCTATGCGAGTGATCCTGTAATCGTAGACTCTCTCTCGGGCGTCGTCTGGAAATCCTGTTTGGAAGGACTTTCCGGCACGACTTGCGGAACCGGAAGTCCTACAACTCAATCTTGGACAAACGCTAAAGCAACCTGTGCAAATTTAAATTCAGCGAACTCCGGAAACGGGTACGCCGGTCTCAAGACTTGGAGATTGGTAAGTAGGAAGGAGATGGATTTTTCCGTAGGTTGGCTACAGACAAGTGTGACTCAATATAATGTTCCGGATAAAGACAAGTTTCCGGGGAGAGATTCCGCTTCTTCCTACGATATTTGGGTAAGAGAAGAAGATCCAAGCGATCCAACTAATAAAGCATTCTCATACGGAATCGGTTCTTGCTGCGGTTTTCCGGTGGCGAAATCCACTTCCACTTATCGTGTCCAATGTGTTGCCGCTGCTCCGATTCCCGATCCGGATTTCGTTTTTCCCGAAGCGGGAGTTGTATTGGATAAAAGAACCGGGATCCAGTGGGCTAAATGCCCCATTGGTAGAAGCGGGACTAATTGTGAGGTAGGAAGCAACACTCAAAACACATACGGAGTTCTTTTGGGGGCCTGCAATAATCTTAATACGGCAGGAAAAGAATGGAGGCTTCCCATTATTAACGAGCTAAGTACGTTGGTGGATTATTCCGGTGGTCCTTTCATTTCCACCACGGCATTTCCTTCCGGGCTCGGCACCGCGAATACGTATAGTTGGGTTTATTCTTCCACGCCTGCTCGAGATTCTACGCCCGTCTTAACCAATGCTCTCCTTCCGGCTCTGGGAGGAATCGCATACACCGGGAAGAATAGTCCAAGTGATAGAACCGCGCTCTGTACTGTTCGATAG
- a CDS encoding methyl-accepting chemotaxis protein, with the protein MAQQTETEKILAQGPITINRIRFGLTLLYFASIAMGYKRSTLLQNSLYVIGTSVMVLYVTYSFIKNRIGTGVSPFLGKVFIIADVFVLCLVMIGATSEDPKLSSNIIKQVVLYTINVIYIIYAGLLLSPKFVYAVGLSTVISQTLVVLNAANTGVQFTEDSQLSITPGYAAMSEQITKMLFLMTVSFIVVAVIRIFTRLKSAEEEKAIAIEKSKEDLEHGRMRMTESAVSLRENSKKLRDFSDEFSEVVGNHAASFEEISSTMEEFLAQTEQSASTVKDQFSKIEGLLGESKNLNMLIDKISGNSRDLNRNMDTVLEAGRAVSEFVDGLRTSLESLGSSFRSVGEVNQIMSDVADRTNLLSLNASIEAARAGVAGRGFAVVATEVSKLAESSSDNADRISKIINESTKYVMDGQKSAQTASGKVKEQDTLFTNFLQSFRELNELLSEQKTVNDRFLSSLTSLRNLSSDIETAAKEQSVGAGAIMTSVSVLQQSMDSLLNKSEMLSETIKVLEKEAHTLASQS; encoded by the coding sequence ATGGCACAGCAAACCGAAACCGAAAAGATCCTAGCCCAAGGACCCATTACCATAAATCGAATACGATTCGGTCTAACCTTGCTCTATTTCGCCTCCATCGCAATGGGCTATAAACGAAGCACCCTATTGCAAAATTCCCTCTACGTCATCGGGACCTCGGTAATGGTGCTTTATGTAACATATTCCTTCATAAAAAACCGGATCGGAACCGGAGTTTCTCCCTTTTTGGGTAAGGTTTTTATCATCGCCGACGTTTTCGTACTTTGTCTGGTGATGATTGGTGCGACCTCCGAGGATCCTAAGCTTTCCTCCAACATCATAAAGCAGGTCGTCCTTTATACGATTAACGTAATTTACATCATATACGCCGGATTATTATTATCCCCCAAATTCGTGTACGCCGTGGGGTTGTCCACCGTGATCAGCCAGACATTGGTGGTGTTGAATGCGGCTAATACGGGAGTGCAATTCACCGAAGACAGTCAGCTTTCCATTACTCCCGGCTATGCTGCGATGTCCGAGCAGATCACCAAGATGTTATTCCTGATGACGGTTTCCTTTATTGTTGTAGCCGTGATTCGAATTTTCACCCGCTTGAAAAGCGCGGAAGAAGAGAAGGCTATTGCGATCGAAAAGTCCAAAGAGGACTTGGAGCACGGAAGAATGAGAATGACCGAATCCGCGGTTTCTCTTAGGGAGAATTCCAAAAAGTTAAGGGACTTTTCGGACGAATTTTCCGAAGTAGTAGGCAATCATGCCGCTTCTTTCGAAGAAATCAGTTCGACCATGGAGGAATTTCTAGCACAGACCGAACAATCTGCGTCCACGGTAAAGGATCAGTTTTCCAAGATAGAAGGGCTTCTGGGAGAAAGCAAAAACCTAAATATGCTGATAGATAAGATCTCGGGAAATTCCAGGGATCTGAATCGCAATATGGATACGGTTTTGGAAGCGGGAAGAGCTGTAAGCGAATTCGTGGACGGACTTCGTACATCTTTGGAATCTTTGGGAAGTTCCTTCCGTTCAGTGGGAGAAGTGAATCAGATCATGTCGGATGTTGCGGATAGAACCAATCTTCTCTCCTTGAACGCTTCTATCGAAGCTGCCCGGGCAGGAGTCGCGGGAAGAGGATTTGCCGTCGTCGCTACCGAGGTCTCCAAATTGGCGGAAAGCAGTTCCGATAACGCGGATCGGATTTCTAAGATCATAAATGAAAGTACTAAATACGTAATGGACGGACAAAAATCGGCTCAGACGGCGAGCGGAAAAGTTAAGGAGCAGGATACTTTGTTCACAAACTTTTTGCAGAGTTTTAGAGAATTGAACGAGTTGCTGAGCGAGCAAAAAACGGTAAACGATCGTTTTCTTTCCAGCCTTACTTCTCTTAGGAACCTCTCCTCCGATATAGAGACTGCTGCGAAAGAACAATCCGTAGGTGCGGGAGCCATCATGACCTCGGTTTCGGTATTGCAGCAATCCATGGATTCCCTATTGAATAAGAGCGAAATGCTTTCGGAAACGATTAAGGTTTTGGAAAAAGAGGCTCATACCTTGGCGTCCCAAAGTTGA